GTGCCAGAAAAGGCAGAATCGGAGAATCCGGATGATAGGCAGAAGCATCATTCATATAAGGTGTATCCGGAGTATGCCAGAAACGCGGGGATAAGTCATGTCCGGTGTCAAACGTACTGAAGGCCTCTACACAGCCAGTTCCTCGGGTATTACGGTTGTGTGCAATCCACTCATCGTAACGAACCATAGCCTTATACATCGTGTTCAGGAAAGGCGACTGCTTGCCATGATTGCTATGAAGCTGATAGTGGTTCCATACACTGCGTGCCAGTGGAGTGACCAACTGGATTTGCCGGAAAGAGGGCCCGTTTGCCGTGAGTTTATACGGGAACAATCCATCATCTCTTTGCTGCTTGGCAAATGCGAGGTACGTTGTTTCGGATACCGAAGGCAGCAGGCGAGACAGTAGCTCTGCATTGATGGTACCTGTGCTCTCTAACCAACATCCGAGATAGATGCCACCTTCTTGTAAAATAGGATTGCTGTCTCCTATGGGCAGGATGCAAGCAAGCAATTTCTCCACAGCTGCATAATACGTAGCTTCCATTTGACCGCCCGATGCCGCAAACCGGATACCCGACGCATGCCATTCTTGTAATAACTGCTGATCTTCCGGTTTAACTGGCTGAACTTGATCCATCATCGAAATGTTGCGCAGCCGATTCAGTATCTCTTCTGTCATATGTTCCTCCTTGTAGCGTCTGCTTATTGATTCGATTCAAAAATACGAACGGTCCCGTTATAGAAGTCGGAGACAGCTTGTGTGCAGATTAATGTTAAAAATATAAAAAAAGACTGCGTGATATGCGCAGCCTTTAAATGAAATTAATAATGTAGTGCAGACCTGGGAGACTTAGAAACGAACCAGATTATTAACATTGACAGGCAAACCCGTGGCGATGGCGCGATTGGCAGCAATACCCGTCAGAATGGATCTGGCACCGTCCACGTGGTTAGCAGCGCGATGGAACGGATCTTCAACAGGCTCTCCAAACAGATCATTCAGCAGGACCGGGTCACCTCCGCCATGTCCACCTGCTTTCTCTTCCACTTCAACCTCATATGGCGCATCAAACATTGGAAGAACCCGCAACGTTTTACCGATTAAAGCACCTTCTTTACTTTTGTCACCCAATGAATTGACATAGGATTGCTCCACAATGTTCATTTCAATCCGGCCTTTGGTGCCATTAATGGCAATGCGATAACCCTCCCATGGCTGGTAGGCAACGAGGGAGTAGGTCAGAATGGCTTTGTTCCGATACTTCACAAGAACACCCATTGTATCCTCAATGTTGATGCCATCCCCAAATACACTCTGATCGCGCTGGTAACCATCTTCCGATTCGGCATCCAGATACATGGACTTCATATGTGCGTCTGAATCCAAATGCAGTGCAAAAGGGTCATCCTTTGCGATCGGGTTGCCGGTTGCCCGGTTGTAGAATTGCGTTACACCGCGTTCTTCTGCGTTTTCTCTGCCGTAATACATCAGATCACCAAATGCAAACACGGTATCCGGTTGCGAACCAATCCAGAAATTCACCAAGTCAAAGTGGTGGGTAGATTTGTGCACAAGCAGTCCGCCGCTATTACGCTTGTCCCGATGCCAACGGCGGAAATAATCTGCCCCATGGCGGGTATTCAGCAGCCATTCAAAGTGAACGGAAGTAACTTTCCCGATGGTATCATTCAGAATAAGTTCTCGAATCTTAGTATGGTGCGGTGCATAACGGTAGTTAAAGGTGACTCTTACGTTCTGGCCAGTCCGCTTGACAGCATCCAGAATCTCCTGACATTTCTCCTCATCGATGGTCATCGGTTTTTCGGTGACAACGTCACAACCCAGTTCCATCGCACGAATGATGTACTTGTGATGGGTGCGGTCAACGCTCGTTACAATGACATAGTCAGGTTTCTCGTTCTCAATCATCTGATCAAACTGATCTGCAGGATAAGTGGGTACCTCAGGATACTCGTACTTTTCCTTCAATAGTTGATTTGCGTAGTTCATGCGGACTTGATTTATATCACAAAAGCCGACAAGCTCGGATGTATCCCTGTAATCCCGGGTCAAAGCACCATAAAAAAATTCGGCGCGGCCGCCGGTTCCGACTAATACATAACGTTTCTTGTTACTCATGTCTATCGCCTCCTTGAATATAGCTCTAGACTATAACAAGGGAGTACTTCTTTCGCCGCATTTTATGCGTAACCGCTTTCAAATGCCGCATATTTTGCTATAATTTATGGAAAGGAGAGAGGGCGCCATGACAGAACCTTTCAGTGCAGATTTTCATGATCCCACGGATTTGCTGCACATCGAATATGATCGTCGCATTGGATATTTCTCGATGACGGATGACCATCTGCATGATCATTATGAGTTGTATTATCTGTTGTCTGGTGAGCGTATTTATTTCATCAAGGACCGGACTTATCGGGTAAAGGCTGGCGACCTGGTATTTGTTGACCGCAATACGGTTCACAAGACATTGGAGAGTGGCATGCCCGACCATGAACGGATGGTGCTGTATTTGAAGCCTGAACTTTTTGCAGCCATAGCTATTTCAGCGGAGTTAGTTGAAGGCTTGAAGGAACCCTTCTGCTGGGAGATTCCTATTATAAGGTTTCCTTCACAGGTCACGGAGGTTCTAGAACGGATGGTTAGCGAAATGGTGGATGAAATGCTTCGTCCTCAACCTGGAAGCAACCTGTTGCTCCGTCACCGGGCTATTGAATTGTTGCTGCATGCCTATCGGAATCAACACTTGGGCAGGTTAAGCTCCGATGATCGTGAGCCGGTTCTTCATCCCAAGACACAGGCAGTTGTACGTTACCTGAATGAGAACTATCAGAAACCACTGACATTACCGGAGGTGGCGGGCATGTTTCGCATTAGTCCGCATTATCTGAGTCGATTGTTCAAACAAACAACGGGATTTACCTTCAGCGATTATCTGAATCTGTTACGGGTGAAGGAAGCACAGCGTTTACTGCGAGAAAGTGAAGAATCCATTACAGATATCGCCTGGCTTGCGGGATTCAGTAACTTCTCTCATTTTGGCAAGATGTTCAAACGTACCGTTCAGGTATCACCAAGAGTTTATAGGCAGGAATACAAGGAATTGGGTTCCGTGAGGACCGTAAAAGAGGGAGAGAATGGACGATGATTGAAGCGAGATTAAATGAACTGGGGATCATTTTGCCACAGGCCAGTGCGCCCGCAGCGAAATATGCCAATGCCGTTATTGTGAATGGAATTATGTATGTATCCGGGAAAGGACCGGATACCTCCGAACGCGGCAAACTGGGATCAGACTTCACAACAGAGCAGGGGTATGATTTTGCCCGGAATGCTGGACTGGAGGTGCTTGCTGTCGTTCGAGATGTGCTGGGTTCTCTGGATCGGGTGAAGAGAGTGGTTAAAGTGCAGGGCTTTATCAATGCGACCGTTTCGTATCAGGAGCATCATAAAGTGCTGAATGGATTCTCGGATCTGATGATGGAGGTATTTGGGGATCAGGGGGCACATGCTCGTTCAGTATTCGGTGCAGTGTCCGTAAGGGATAATTTGCCGCTGATCATTGATTCTATTTTTCAAGTGGAGGAGTAGGTATAACGATGACAGAATCGTCTTCATCTAATCCGATCATGTTAACGATACCCGAGAGCTTCCATACGGAACGCCTCACAATTCGAGCACCACAGTGGGGGGATGGCGCAGCCGTTAATGAAGCGGTCCGTGAGAGTGCGGAGCAGCTGCGGTTGTGGTTACCTTTTGCCGAGAAAATCCCTTCATTGGAAGAGTCTGAAGTGACTGTTCGCAAAGCAAGGCTGCAATATCTGGAACGTACCGACATGATGTTACATTTGCGTGATAGACATACGGATGAATTCGTAGGCAGCAGCGGGTTACATCGTATTGACTGGAATGCACGCTGTTTCGAGATCGGTTACTGGATTCGAACATCGCGAGCTGGTGAGGGTTTGATGACGGAAGCGGTGAGAGGCATTGAGCAATTCGCCATTACTCATCTGGAGGCTAATCGGCTGGAGATTCGCTGTGATGCCAGGAATCTACGAAGCGCCAAAGTAGCTGAACGAGCGGGGTATACGCTGGAAGGGACAGTACAGGTACGCTGGTCGATTGTATGGTTTTCTCCAAAGTCAGAGGCAGTGAGTTTGAGTAAATGGAGGGTAGGTATGGAGCGAATTGGTCAGGGAAGAACTGCGGAAATCTATGCGTATTCGAACGAGCACATTATGAAGTTATATCGAATGAATTTTCCGCTCGAAGCAGTACAGAATGAATTTAGAATAAGTGAGTTTGCATTCAAAAAAGGACTCCCCGTCCCACAGGCAGTATCCTTGATAGAACATACTACATCGAGAGCAGGCATCGTTTTTGAGCGAATCCAGGGGATTACCCTGTTATCACTTATCATTCAGCAACCGGAGTTACTAGAGCAGCTGGCGTTTAAAATGGCTGACTGCCATTACAGACTTCATTGCGAGCGAGATGCTGAAGGGACACTCCCCTTACAGAAGCAGATTTTATCGGGAGCGATTCGCAATGTTCGATTATTGTCGGAGGACGATCAAGCGCAAGTCCTTTCTTACTTAACAACATTGCCTGATCGGCAGCAGATCTGTCATGGCGATTTTCACCCTGATAATGTTATGCTCAGTGAGGTTGGCGATCAATACTGGGTCATTGATTGGATGACTGGAATGTCCGGTGATCCTGCGGGTGATGTGGCTCGAAGCTGGGTAATATTAATGAGCGGCACTTTGCCGGAAGATACGGAGCCTGCGATACGAATGGGTTTTGAAATGGCTCGTGAATCACTGGTCGAATATTACGTTAATCACTATATACAGCTTTCCGGTATTTCCCGGGAAACGGTTGAATCTTGGATGCTGCCCGTTGCTGCAGCACGTCTGGATGAGGACCTGCCTGCTCAAGAGGTGGAACAACTGCTAAAGTTTGTTCAGGAACGAATTCGTCGGTTAGACGAATCTGATCATTTTATATAAAAGGGTAGAGAAAGAGAGGGGACGAATTCATGCTGCATTCATTAAAGGCCATACAATCATACAAGTCAGGTAACACGCCGGAAGCCCAGCAGCAATGGCTGCAACTGCTGGCAGCGGCGGAGAAGCCCCATATTAACCTCGAACGCATTCATTCCATTGCCGAACTTGAGGGCACGAATCCAGTGTTGGATTACACTGAGCTTACACTGCACGTGCTGGAGAAACTTCAGGTTTCTTTTTGGGTGCGAGAAATTCTGGAGGACGTATTAATCTGGTCAGAGACGGCGAAGGCCGGATCACGGGAGCAGCGGCGGGTATGGCAAAAGCAAGGCGTTAACCTGTTTGTACACAATGTGGGGTCCGCTCAGTTATATGATCTATACGCAGGGGCAGGCCACCTGGATAACGACATCGGTAAGAGCAGGGTGACGAGTATCAATCAACCTGGATCTGAGAGCGATGCCCTAAGTAAGAATGAGGATTTAAGCGAGCATACTGCGCCGCCTTCACACACGCCAAGACATGAGATTATTCGTACTCTAATTGCTACGCATGGACTTATTGGTCAATACATACGCGGCGAGATTCCATTTGCCGAGAATGCTTCGCTCCACGGCTTGATCGTCAAAGGGTGGCTAACTACAGATGAACTGCACACCATACTGATGGCATTAAATGAGTGCATTATTGCAGGCGTTGATCCAGCGCTATGGAATCAGGTACAGGCTGAGGTAGAACGAATTGTAGGCTGGATTATCGCTGGACCGGATCATGAGGACTGGAGCGTGAAGGAACGGTTATCCCGCTTAAGAAGTTCATCCATACGGCAAGGAGAAGCTATGGACGAGGCTTATGCCAAACTTCAAACGGAACTGGATGTGGAGCTAATTCTGGCTCCGCTGGCTCATCGTACTCTGTGGTATGTGGAGTCGGCCATGCAGGATTTTTCGTTGCAGGAGATGGTGAAAGTGTTCCTTCTGACGCTTCGCAGCGAAAGTATGAATCCAACATTTTTGGAGAGTCGATCTGAAATCGTTCGCCATATCAGCTTTGAACCATTGATGAATACGATGTATTACGACTACAAAGGTGTGAAGAAGCTCAATATTTACAAAAAACGAATGATTGAAAAGTATTTGGAACAGTATGCATGGGAACAGATTGTGTCAGGGGAGCAGATCGTCTATCCCCATCTAACCCATCGGATTGAGCGTCATGCAGATCTGCCGGATACACTGTTCGTGACCTTTGAATTTTCTCCAGCGGCTGAGAAGCTGATTGCATTCTGTATTGAAGCGGAAAAGTCGCCGTTATACGAGAAGGCTGTACTGCTGTTATTTGACCTGTTCGGATTACGCCGGGATGCCTATGACAGATTCCACAACGAAGAGACGTATTTGTCCGATATGAACAGCTCCGGTGATTATAAAAAAGTGCTGCTCGACTATATCGTAGGTAAACGGGTACTTGATATCGGTCCAGGTGGAGGAATTCTGCTGGATCTGATTGAGCAGGAAAAACCGGAAGTGGAGCCGATTGGTATCGATATCTCAGCCAATGTCATTGAAGCGCTGGAACGCAAAAAACAGCGTGAGGGACATCGCTGGCAAGTGATGAAGGGCGATGCCCTGCAACTGGAGCAATATGTGCAGCCAGGCACAGTGGATACGGTTATTTTTTCATCCATTCTGCATGAATTATATTCATATATTGAACTGGACGGTCGAAGATTTAATTCCGATACGGTTGTGGCAGCGCTGAGAAGTTCATTCCGTGTGCTGTCACCTGGAGGAAGAATTCTGATTCGGGATGGCATCATGAGTGAACCGGAGACACAGAAGCGCCGGATTCGTTTCCTGGAAGCGGATGGGATGCGCTGGCTGGAGCGGTATGCAGAGGATTTTCAGGGACGTGCAATTAAATATGAGCGGATCTCAGACAACGAAGTAGAGATGCCGATTAACGATGCGATGGAATTTCTTTACACGTATACGTGGGGTGAAGAGGCATACGTGCATGAAATTCAGGAGCAGTTCGGTATATTCACGCCGACAGCCTATGAGAACTGTATTCGAGAAGCACTGGGTGAACAAGCCGAGATGATTACTTTCCGACATTTTCTCCAAGAGGGTTATACGGAAGCACTTGGAGAACGAATGATCTTCATGAAGGAAAATGGTGAACCTGCGCCTTTGCCAGACAGTACCTGCCTGATTGTCATTGAGAAGAAAAAAGGGTTGGCGGATGGATGATGAGTGAGGCCAGTACGTTTTTGTATTTTGTCAGACATGCGGAGTCTCGATATGTTGAAGGACAGGAACGCGAGCGTGGACTGACAGAGCAAGGTCATCAAGATGCAGGAACGGTTGCCAGTCTGCTCCATGGGGAGCAGATTCAACTGTTCTATTCTAGCCCTTATAGACGAGCGGTGGATACGATTCAGATTCTGGCAGATCAGTCAGGTGGAGTTGTGGTGACGGAGGAAGATCTGCGTGAACGCCAGTTGTCGAGTTCGGATGTGAAGCATCATAATTTTCGTGAAGCCAAGCAGCAGTTGTACCGTGATCCTACGTATGCGTATTCAGGTGGGGAGTCTGGTGAACAGGCTCGCTCAAGGGCAGTAGCGATAATCGAGAAAATTTTGGATAGGCATGCGGATCACAAGGTAGTCATCGGAACCCATGGAGATGTAATGACGCTTATTTTACAATATTATGATTCTTCCTACGGGTATGATTTCTGGGAGAAGACGACGATGCCGGATATCTATAAATTGGTGTTTGATGGAACGCAAAAGTTGGTCCAGGTCACCCGATTGTGGGAGTGACAGAGTTATATATGAGAAATGTATTAACCAGAATGATAGTGGAGAGGAGTGTGTTGGACGGATGAAAATTACGCTGTTGCCTGATACATACTTTATTGAAAATCTAAGCGTATCTTCATTACAGGATAGAATGTACTGCATATTTGATCTCGAAGGTACAGGCATTAATCCTGTGGTGGAGAGTGTGACTCAATTTGGTGCGATGCATTACCAAAGAGGTCAACAATGCAAGACAACATTTTCTTCACTTACACGCGCGAACAAACCAATACCAGAACCTGTGGCGAAATTAACAGGAATTTCGAATGAGGAAATGTTGGAGGCTCCGTCGTTCGTAGAAGCATTTCAGGAATTTCAGAAATTTATTGGTGATAACGTTCTTGTGACACAAGCTGGATATGAGTATGACCTACCCATCTTGAAGCGGCATTGTGATTAGTATGGGCTTCCGATGTTGACCAACCCGGTGCTCGATACAAAAGCGATGTTCACCTACATTCATCCTGAGATTACCGAGGTCGTCTCTACGGATTTTTTGATTCGGTATTACGATCTGAATACAGATGGAATTCACAGGCACAATGCTTTGGCAGATTGTGATGTGATTGCTCGTATCTTTGAAAGTATCCTTAGCGAATATGAGGAACTTCAATTGGATCATTTTACAGCCGATCCAAAGCAGATGATGAAACGTTTCGTTATACCAGAGATGTATATGACTTGACGAGGAACTGGAGGGGAG
This Paenibacillus xylanexedens DNA region includes the following protein-coding sequences:
- a CDS encoding histidine phosphatase family protein — protein: MMSEASTFLYFVRHAESRYVEGQERERGLTEQGHQDAGTVASLLHGEQIQLFYSSPYRRAVDTIQILADQSGGVVVTEEDLRERQLSSSDVKHHNFREAKQQLYRDPTYAYSGGESGEQARSRAVAIIEKILDRHADHKVVIGTHGDVMTLILQYYDSSYGYDFWEKTTMPDIYKLVFDGTQKLVQVTRLWE
- a CDS encoding GNAT family N-acetyltransferase; protein product: MTESSSSNPIMLTIPESFHTERLTIRAPQWGDGAAVNEAVRESAEQLRLWLPFAEKIPSLEESEVTVRKARLQYLERTDMMLHLRDRHTDEFVGSSGLHRIDWNARCFEIGYWIRTSRAGEGLMTEAVRGIEQFAITHLEANRLEIRCDARNLRSAKVAERAGYTLEGTVQVRWSIVWFSPKSEAVSLSKWRVGMERIGQGRTAEIYAYSNEHIMKLYRMNFPLEAVQNEFRISEFAFKKGLPVPQAVSLIEHTTSRAGIVFERIQGITLLSLIIQQPELLEQLAFKMADCHYRLHCERDAEGTLPLQKQILSGAIRNVRLLSEDDQAQVLSYLTTLPDRQQICHGDFHPDNVMLSEVGDQYWVIDWMTGMSGDPAGDVARSWVILMSGTLPEDTEPAIRMGFEMARESLVEYYVNHYIQLSGISRETVESWMLPVAAARLDEDLPAQEVEQLLKFVQERIRRLDESDHFI
- a CDS encoding Gfo/Idh/MocA family oxidoreductase, with the protein product MSNKKRYVLVGTGGRAEFFYGALTRDYRDTSELVGFCDINQVRMNYANQLLKEKYEYPEVPTYPADQFDQMIENEKPDYVIVTSVDRTHHKYIIRAMELGCDVVTEKPMTIDEEKCQEILDAVKRTGQNVRVTFNYRYAPHHTKIRELILNDTIGKVTSVHFEWLLNTRHGADYFRRWHRDKRNSGGLLVHKSTHHFDLVNFWIGSQPDTVFAFGDLMYYGRENAEERGVTQFYNRATGNPIAKDDPFALHLDSDAHMKSMYLDAESEDGYQRDQSVFGDGINIEDTMGVLVKYRNKAILTYSLVAYQPWEGYRIAINGTKGRIEMNIVEQSYVNSLGDKSKEGALIGKTLRVLPMFDAPYEVEVEEKAGGHGGGDPVLLNDLFGEPVEDPFHRAANHVDGARSILTGIAANRAIATGLPVNVNNLVRF
- a CDS encoding class I SAM-dependent methyltransferase: MLHSLKAIQSYKSGNTPEAQQQWLQLLAAAEKPHINLERIHSIAELEGTNPVLDYTELTLHVLEKLQVSFWVREILEDVLIWSETAKAGSREQRRVWQKQGVNLFVHNVGSAQLYDLYAGAGHLDNDIGKSRVTSINQPGSESDALSKNEDLSEHTAPPSHTPRHEIIRTLIATHGLIGQYIRGEIPFAENASLHGLIVKGWLTTDELHTILMALNECIIAGVDPALWNQVQAEVERIVGWIIAGPDHEDWSVKERLSRLRSSSIRQGEAMDEAYAKLQTELDVELILAPLAHRTLWYVESAMQDFSLQEMVKVFLLTLRSESMNPTFLESRSEIVRHISFEPLMNTMYYDYKGVKKLNIYKKRMIEKYLEQYAWEQIVSGEQIVYPHLTHRIERHADLPDTLFVTFEFSPAAEKLIAFCIEAEKSPLYEKAVLLLFDLFGLRRDAYDRFHNEETYLSDMNSSGDYKKVLLDYIVGKRVLDIGPGGGILLDLIEQEKPEVEPIGIDISANVIEALERKKQREGHRWQVMKGDALQLEQYVQPGTVDTVIFSSILHELYSYIELDGRRFNSDTVVAALRSSFRVLSPGGRILIRDGIMSEPETQKRRIRFLEADGMRWLERYAEDFQGRAIKYERISDNEVEMPINDAMEFLYTYTWGEEAYVHEIQEQFGIFTPTAYENCIREALGEQAEMITFRHFLQEGYTEALGERMIFMKENGEPAPLPDSTCLIVIEKKKGLADG
- a CDS encoding AraC family transcriptional regulator, with the translated sequence MTEPFSADFHDPTDLLHIEYDRRIGYFSMTDDHLHDHYELYYLLSGERIYFIKDRTYRVKAGDLVFVDRNTVHKTLESGMPDHERMVLYLKPELFAAIAISAELVEGLKEPFCWEIPIIRFPSQVTEVLERMVSEMVDEMLRPQPGSNLLLRHRAIELLLHAYRNQHLGRLSSDDREPVLHPKTQAVVRYLNENYQKPLTLPEVAGMFRISPHYLSRLFKQTTGFTFSDYLNLLRVKEAQRLLRESEESITDIAWLAGFSNFSHFGKMFKRTVQVSPRVYRQEYKELGSVRTVKEGENGR
- a CDS encoding 3'-5' exonuclease, translated to MKITLLPDTYFIENLSVSSLQDRMYCIFDLEGTGINPVVESVTQFGAMHYQRGQQCKTTFSSLTRANKPIPEPVAKLTGISNEEMLEAPSFVEAFQEFQKFIGDNVLVTQAGYEYDLPILKRHCD
- a CDS encoding RidA family protein; protein product: MIEARLNELGIILPQASAPAAKYANAVIVNGIMYVSGKGPDTSERGKLGSDFTTEQGYDFARNAGLEVLAVVRDVLGSLDRVKRVVKVQGFINATVSYQEHHKVLNGFSDLMMEVFGDQGAHARSVFGAVSVRDNLPLIIDSIFQVEE